Within the Desulfonatronum thiosulfatophilum genome, the region TCCACGCCTACGACAGCTCCGAATTGGCCCATAAAGCACTGGAAGCGGCCCGGGGCTACGATAAACTGGCTCCGAATACGCCCCACGCATTGCACATGCCCAGCCATATTTTCGTGCGGCTCGGCCTCTGGGAGGAGACGGTCGATCGGGACAAGCGGGCGGCCAAGGCGGCACGCGACGGTATGGAGGACGATCCCCACGCCAGTGCTCATTATGTCCATTCCCTGGACTATGTGATGTACGCGTATCTCCAGCTCGGCGACACAGAGAATGCCCGAAAAACACTTGAGCGGGCTCGAACACTCGACAAGGTGCATCCGGTACCCTTTGCCGCTTACAATTTGGCGGCGCTTCAGGTCCGTCATTTCCTGGAACAGCAACAATGGCAACAGGCGGCAGAGCTCGAACCGGCGATGCCGGACGTACTTCCCTGGGAACAATTCCCCGCGGCTGAAGCCATTTTTTATTATGGCCGAGGTATCGGCGCAGCGCGATCCGGAGACCTGAACCAGGCCAAAATGGACCGCGAGCGGCTTCAGGAGCGAATTCATACCTTGCGGGATGAAGATGATGCGTATTGGGCGTCCATGACGGAAGCACTCGGCAAAGCAGTGGAAGCCTGGATTCTCTATGAACAGGGCGAAACTGAGCAGGCGCTTTCGCTCATGAGAGAAGGGGCCGATCTCGAGGACTCCATGGACAAGCACCCGACCACGCCGGGCGAGGTGCTGCCCGTCCGCGAACTATACGCGGATTTGCTGCTCAAGGAGGAGCGTTTCGAGCAGGCGAAAGCCGCTTTCGAGGCATCCCTCCAGCGCACCCCCAACCGTCGCAACGCTCTCAGGGGGCTGGAAATGGCGGAATTGAGGGAAAATACCACGCGGTAGAATCTATCGCCGTCAATGTAACGGAGAGGAATAAAGCCATCTCTTGCCGGACGAAGAAAGGAACAGGACAACTGATTTTTATCACCTCGAACAGTAGGAGGAACCATGAAAGCGATTAACGGGTACAGGTTGGCAATTGGATTGATGCTGGCTTTTTTCCTGATTCCCGCACTGGTCTGGGCCACGGAAAAATCAAAAGAAATGCCCCAAGCTGAAGGCAAGGACTTTCTATCGTACATCACAGAGGTCAATCCATATCATGATTGGGAGCTGTGGCCGGGTACTGAGAAAATGTATGAAGGTTCTGAACCACATGGTGTTCGGCTTACGACGTACGTCAATGAAAAGGCCCTGAAGGGAATCGAGGAAGGCATGCTGGAAGAAGGCATGCCGGACGGCTCCATTATAGTGAAGGAGAATTATTCCGCTGAAGAAGAGCTTATAAATGTCACCACCATGTACAAAAAGGAAGGGTTCAATCCCGAAGCCGGTGACTGGTTCTGGATTGTCCACACCGCGGACAAGCAAGTCGAGAACGCCGGGAAGATTGAGATGTGCATTAGTTGTCATCGCCAAGTGGAGCACCGGGATTATCTTTTTATCGAGGCTCATGAGCAATGAAGCTCCAACCCGGCAAGAGATGGCGTTACTCCGCAATCCCTTGAGCTAACATTGAACCATTGCTGAATAAAGATCATTTTGTGCCCAAATGTAAGGCAATGGTTCGATGAACGAATCCTGGCTCAGTCAGACAGGCGATGCCGAAAAATCGAGACATGCCGGAACACGACATGTCAGTCATGAAAAGTGCTGAGTAGTTACGAACTTTTTTCCGTAACTACTCAAAAAGGCAGGGCATTCAGTCAGCCGTTGTGCCTGATGCACCCTCTGTCTTTTCGGACGACAAAGACAACAGATGGTGGAACAGGCATCTTGCCTGTTCGTTCAGGGTTTATGGGCATCTACACATTGGCCAAATGGAAGCTTTTCACTGGGCAATTCATTGGGGCAGGCAAGATGCCTGCCCTACCATGAGGAGGACTGCCCGGAGTTTTTGAGCAGTTACCTTATTTTCGTAACACGACATTACTACACGCGTTATCCGTGCACACATGTTGACGTAAATGCGGAGGTTGTGAATGAAGCAGAAGAAAGCGGCATGATCAACGCCTCCATTTATTGTGGCGGCCTGGGCAGCTCCGCTGCAACGGTCAATCCCGCAGCGCCCGCGCCGATCACGGCGAAGTCGTAGTCGTATGCGGCCATGTCTTCTCCTTGGAATGTCCGTTATCCTGATCATGTTCGAATACTTGCCGCAGAGCACCGCGCAGTTTGCGTACATATTCCAGAAACGGTTCCGCTTCCGTTTCCCGGGGCCGCTCCAAGTTTATCCGCTCGCGATCATGAATGGAGTTCCCGCCCATGACCAGGACCTGATCCGCCAGCTTCACCGCCTCGACTACATCGTGCGTAACAAAGACCACCGCCGGCTGGAAATCGGCATGCAGGGCCAGCAGCAGGTCGTGCATTTCCTCCCGGGTCAATGCGTCC harbors:
- a CDS encoding cytochrome P460 family protein; its protein translation is MKAINGYRLAIGLMLAFFLIPALVWATEKSKEMPQAEGKDFLSYITEVNPYHDWELWPGTEKMYEGSEPHGVRLTTYVNEKALKGIEEGMLEEGMPDGSIIVKENYSAEEELINVTTMYKKEGFNPEAGDWFWIVHTADKQVENAGKIEMCISCHRQVEHRDYLFIEAHEQ